GTTCTACGTCTACGCCAACCTCATCTCCAACGTGTCCATCCTCATCGCCGGTCTGGGCTACCTGGCCATGTTCGTCCCGGCCCTGAACCATCCCCTGGTCCTGGGCCTGACGGTCATCGCCCTCATCTGGCTCTTCGTGCTTTTGTCCCTGCACGGGGTGGGCGTCATCACCAAGGTCGTGTCCATCACCGTGACCATGCTGCTCATCGCCGTGGTGGCCACCGGGCTCGTCGGCTGGCTCGACTTCAGCCCGACCCTGTTCGCCCAGAACTGGAACGTCTCCGGCAAGGGCGACGCTCCGGCCATCATGTCCGGGTTCGCCGTGCTCATCTTCTCCTTTGTCGGCGTGGAGAGCGTGGCCACCAACAGCGCCCTGATCGAGAACCCCAGGCGGAACGTGCCCCTGGCCACCATCATCGGCTTCGTCATCGTGGCCGTCATCTACATCGCCTCGACCACGGTCATGGAAGGCATGTTCCCGGCCAAGGAGATCCAGACCGCCCCGGCCTCCTTTGCCCTGGCCATGCAGCGCATCTTCGGCTCGGTCGTTTTGGCCGACGCGGTTTCGGTGGTCATGTCCGTGGCCTGCATCGCCAGCTTCCTAGTCTGGAACCTGTCCTCGGCCAGCGCGGCCAAAACCAGCGCCGAGCAGGGCTTCCTGCCGGCCATCTACGCCAGGACCAACCGCTACGGCATCAACGGCCCGGGCCTGGTGGTCAACGCCGTGATCATGACCGTGGTCGAGCTGGTCCTCATGCTTCTGGGCAGCAACGTGGCCGCGGCCTTCAACATCACCGTGACCATTTCCGTGCTCCTCCTCCTGTTCCCCTATTTCTGGTCCGGCATCGCCATCGTCAAGAAACACCTGATCGAAGGCCGCCGGGCCGTGGGAGACACGATCATCGTTCTTTTGTCCTCGCTCTTCATCATCTCGGCCTTTGCCTCGGCCACCCTGAACGAGCTCTGGCTGGTCATCGCCCTTGTCATGGTGGCCATGGCCGTCTATGTCCTGAT
This region of Deltaproteobacteria bacterium genomic DNA includes:
- a CDS encoding amino acid permease, with the protein product MSGPAKKLGLAGAIFLIVSSLAGSGVIALPQQLAFTGSITLVSFILVTLGALCLTMVYVRAGQLFDDPSPTALATFVNPVLGAKSGLFYVYANLISNVSILIAGLGYLAMFVPALNHPLVLGLTVIALIWLFVLLSLHGVGVITKVVSITVTMLLIAVVATGLVGWLDFSPTLFAQNWNVSGKGDAPAIMSGFAVLIFSFVGVESVATNSALIENPRRNVPLATIIGFVIVAVIYIASTTVMEGMFPAKEIQTAPASFALAMQRIFGSVVLADAVSVVMSVACIASFLVWNLSSASAAKTSAEQGFLPAIYARTNRYGINGPGLVVNAVIMTVVELVLMLLGSNVAAAFNITVTISVLLLLFPYFWSGIAIVKKHLIEGRRAVGDTIIVLLSSLFIISAFASATLNELWLVIALVMVAMAVYVLILAKCEQPRNRNS